In one Nicotiana tomentosiformis chromosome 6, ASM39032v3, whole genome shotgun sequence genomic region, the following are encoded:
- the LOC104119611 gene encoding senescence/dehydration-associated protein At4g35985, chloroplastic-like isoform X1: MSCCKPKRSKSFAISKTPSQKETLETKNIKHEVLLSIPGCKVHLMDEGETLELSNGFFTIFSISEEDVCVATIVKVGDELQWPLTKDEPVVKLDALHYLFTLPVKDCHPLSYGVTFTENGSGNLGFLDAFLKENTLFTSSISSNRRKDIEWKEFAPRIEDYNNVLAKAIAGGTGQIVKGIFKCSNAYTNQVQKGGENILIPAVENSGSTATKRKGNVTAATKKNAVNESLKRVRNLSKMTEKMSKSMLNGVGIATGSVMGPMVRSQAGKKFLAMVPGEVLLASLDAINKILDAAEAAEKQTLSATSGAVTRIVTNRFGENAGEATEDALATAGHCAGTAWNVFKIRKALNPASSVSSGALNTAKTRK; encoded by the exons ATGAGCTGCTGTAAGCCCAAAAGATCCAAAAGTTTCGCCATATCCAAAACCCCATCACAAAAAGAAACACTAGAAACCAAAAATATCAAACATGAAGTTCTTTTAAGTATTCCAGGATGCAAAGTTCATCTAATGGATGAAGGAGAAACCTTAGAACTTTCAAATGGTTTCTTCACAATATTTTCTATATCAGAAGAAGATGTTTGTGTGGCTACTATTGTAAAAGTTGGTGATGAACTTCAATGGCCATTAACAAAAGATGAACCTGTAGTGAAACTTGATGCTTTGCATTATTTGTTTACTTTGCCTGTTAAAGATTGTCATCCTTTGAGTTATGGTGTGACATTTACAGAAAATGGTAGTGGAAATCTTGGTTTTTTGGATGCATTTCTTAAAGAAAATACTTTGTTTACTAGTTCAATATCATCAAATAGAAGAAAGGATATTGAATGGAAAGAGTTTGCTCCTAGAATCGAAGATTATAACAATGTTTTGGCTAAGGCAATTGCTGGAGGTACAGGTCAAATTGTTAAAGGAATCTTCAAATGTAGCAATGCTTATACTAATCAG GTACAGAAGGGAGGGGAAAACATCTTAATTCCAGCTGTAGAGAACTCTGGTTCTACTGCTACCAAAAGGAAAGGCAATGTCACTGCTGCTACAAAGAAGAATGCAGTCAATGAAAGCCTAAAACG TGTGAGGAATCTGTCAAAGATGACAGAAAAGATGAGCAAATCTATGCTAAATGGGGTTGGAATTGCAACTGGTTCAGTTATGGGGCCAATGGTTAGGTCCCAAGCTGGCAAGAAATTCTTAGCCATGGTTCCTGGAGAAGTTCTCTTAGCTTCACTTGATGCTATCA ACAAGATCTTAGATGCTGCTGAAGCTGCTGAAAAACAAACATTGTCTGCAACTTCTGGTGCTGTGACTAGGATAGTCACTAATAG GTTTGGAGAGAATGCAGGGGAGGCAACAGAAGATGCATTAGCAACAGCAGGGCACTGTGCAGGAACTGCTTGGAATGTATTCAAAATAAGGAAGGCCCTTAATCCTGCTTCTTCTGTCTCCTCTGGAGCACTAAATACTGCTAAAACTAGAAAATAA
- the LOC104119612 gene encoding uncharacterized protein C3F10.06c isoform X1 translates to MENPANLNIYKASRTIKRCENTLYNALRSIYEDSIFVGEISQLWPELPLLANLRCGLWYSKKFHSTCYFKSTDGHTNNWSFNTSRLNLHVALLAGQKGGCMIVDSTRKGKRFPDSMSKTIPIWTCVLNRAIWNYRMRFGLAGTAEKKETNDSTERGDSISDSYSWDCSLHLPLWVSNTERALIEERLDGWTKDLEVSGADIASIALSLNKPLRPLWISQKTVIWLNEVPDCDSWDFTPILLVSTSSPSSNFQQRTASEFSWRYIAGAGDDEESWARGLSPILFWKHAYDLISSGPDMCNKKVADIIEKDRVYRAQRGENAPQISIKPSKSSTSSGCLPAEEQLDLEPQFINRDEKSSDNNSIFWLGESNLAVGTTQLAKDASGVDCVLSCDQESNSLCSKESEAYLNLPIVSSKFDRSSLLRNLPSAVNFAKNNLKKGQKLLVCCSSGEDISICVCLAILMSLFDDRGHFDEGKSFTERRVTKLELRRRLVFICQFAVNARPSRGNVKQVFNYLSGGNVEAAS, encoded by the exons ATGGAGAATCCAGCAAATTTGAACATATACAAAGCTTCTAGAACCATAAAACGATGCGAAAACACTCTCTACAACGCCCTACGATCAATCTACGAGGATTCCATATTCGTCGGCGAGATTTCTCAGCTATGGCCGGAGCTTCCCCTACTTGCAAATCTCCGTTGTGGCCTTTGGTACTCTAAAAAATTCCACTCCACGTGTTATTTCAAGTCAACCGATGGACATACCAATAATTGGTCTTTCAATACCTCTCGCCTTAACCTCCATGTTGCCCTTCTTGCTG GACAGAAGGGAGGGTGTATGATTGTTGATTCAACAAGGAAAGGGAAGAGGTTTCCAGATAGTATGTCAAAGACAATACCGATTTGGACCTGTGTATTGAACCGTGCCATTTGGAATTACAGAATGAGATTTGGTTTGGCTGGTACTGCAGAAAAGAAA GAGACAAATGATTCCACCGAGCGTGGAGATAGTATTAGTGACTCTTATAGCTGGGATTGTTCCTTGCATCTCCCTTTGTGGGTCTCAAATACTGAAAGAGCACTTATTGAGGAGCGTTTAGACGGATGGACCAAGGATCTGGAGGTCAGTGGAGCTGATATTGCTTCCATTGCTTTGTCCCTGAATAAACCGCTACGCCCACTATGGATTTCACAAAAAACTGTGATCTGGTTAAATGAAGTACCTGATTGTGATTCTTGGGATTTCACTCCAATATTACTTGTTTCTACGTCCTCCCCAAGTAGCAATTTTCAGCAAAGAACCGCCTCTGAATTTAGTTGGAGGTACATAGCTGGAGCTGGAGATGATGAGGAAAGTTGGGCAAGGGGCTTGTCACCAATTCTTTTTTGGAAACATGCTTATGATCTCATAAGCTCTGGTCCTGATATGTGTAACAAGAAGGTAGCTGATATAATTGAAAAGGACAGGGTATACCGTGCACAGAGGGGAGAAAATGCTCCTCAAATATCTATTAAGCCTTCAAAATCTTCTACGAGTAGTGGCTGTTTGCCTGCGGAAGAACAATTAGACCTGGAGCCTCAATTCATTAATAGAGATGAGAAGTCTTCTGATAATAATTCCATATTTTGGCTGGGGGAAAGTAATCTAGCGGTTGGCACAACACAGCTTG CTAAGGATGCATCTGGTGTTGATTGTGTATTGAGTTGTGATCAGGAGTCGAATTCTCTTTGTTCCAAGGAGTCTGAAGCTTATCTAAACCTGCCTATTGTG AGTTCGAAGTTTGACCGATCTTCTTTATTAAGGAATCTTCCCTCAGCGGTGAATTTCGCAAAGAACAACTTGAAAAAAGGGCAGAAACTCCTAGTTTGCTGCAGTAGTG GGGAGGATATTAGCATTTGTGTTTGTTTAGCAATTTTGATGTCATTATTTGATGACAGAG GGCACTTTGATGAAGGGAAATCTTTTACTGAGAGACGAGTCACTAAGTTGGAGTTGCGACGACGATTGGTATTTATCTGCCAATTTGCCGTGAATGCTCGCCCGTCAAGAGGGAACGTTAAGCAGGTTTTCAATTATCTAAGTGGAGGAAATGTTGAGGCAGCTTCTTAA
- the LOC104103926 gene encoding histidine-containing phosphotransfer protein 4-like, protein MASDFARYIANLRQSLFDEKLLDRQFLQLERLETNNEGYLEDVCADYFKDAAKFVGLMVPDLQGPPYDAHSIESLLHRFKGMATGMGAIQVTHQIDCMREHLKRGDFEACKIALERIKQENEFLQFKLDNYFKLRKQAPPAEIEDQPEYGYMDTDSE, encoded by the exons ATGGCAAGTGATTTTGCTCGATACATTGCCAATTTGAGGCAGTCACTTTTCGACGAG AAACTCCTTGATCGGCAATTTCTTCAACTGGAACGTTTGGAAACCAACAATGAGGGCTATCTTGAGGATGTTTGTGCTGACTATTTCAAGGATGCAGCTAAGTTTGTTGGCTTAATGGTGCCAGACCT GCAAGGACCTCCCTACGATGCCCATTCTATAGAGAGCCTCCTTCATCGGTTCAAGGGAATGGCCACTGG TATGGGAGCTATACAAGTGACGCATCAAATCGATTGCATGAGGGAACACCTAAAGCGTGGAGATTTTGAAGC GTGCAAGATTGCGCTTGAGCGTATTAAGCAGGAGAATGAGTTCTTGCAATTCAAACTAGATAATTACTTCAAG CTGAGGAAGCAAGCTCCACCTGCTGAGATAGAGGATCAACCCGAGTATGGATATATGGATACTGACAGTGAGTAG
- the LOC104091679 gene encoding E3 ubiquitin-protein ligase RING1-like: MDKDFDLDLALTVVGIPESTAEPPRSSTPSDEDEIQVQEFPMVINCEVGLCIVCMEGFQKGVDNGKQVPCGHIFHANCITKWLTICNSCPLCRYKVSAATSSLSVTS, encoded by the coding sequence ATGGATAAAGATTTCGATCTCGATTTGGCTTTAACGGTGGTGGGAATTCCGGAGAGCACGGCTGAGCCGCCGCGGTCTTCGACGCCTTCCGACGAGGACGAGATTCAAGTTCAAGAATTTCCGATGGTTATAAATTGTGAAGTTGGCCTTTGTATAGTATGCATGGAAGGGTTTCAAAAAGGTGTTGATAATGGCAAACAAGTCCCTTGTGGCCATATTTTTCATGCAAATTGCATTACCAAATGGCTCACTATTTGTAATTCTTGCCCTCTTTGTCGTTACAAAGTCTCCGCCGCCACCTCGTCCTTGTCGGTAACTAGTTAA
- the LOC104119611 gene encoding senescence/dehydration-associated protein At4g35985, chloroplastic-like isoform X2: MSCCKPKRSKSFAISKTPSQKETLETKNIKHEVLLSIPGCKVHLMDEGETLELSNGFFTIFSISEEDVCVATIVKVGDELQWPLTKDEPVVKLDALHYLFTLPVKDCHPLSYGVTFTENGSGNLGFLDAFLKENTLFTSSISSNRRKDIEWKEFAPRIEDYNNVLAKAIAGGTGQIVKGIFKCSNAYTNQVQKGGENILIPAVENSGSTATKRKGNVTAATKKNAVNESLKRVRNLSKMTEKMSKSMLNGVGIATGSVMGPMVRSQAGKKFLAMVPGEVLLASLDAISLERMQGRQQKMH, translated from the exons ATGAGCTGCTGTAAGCCCAAAAGATCCAAAAGTTTCGCCATATCCAAAACCCCATCACAAAAAGAAACACTAGAAACCAAAAATATCAAACATGAAGTTCTTTTAAGTATTCCAGGATGCAAAGTTCATCTAATGGATGAAGGAGAAACCTTAGAACTTTCAAATGGTTTCTTCACAATATTTTCTATATCAGAAGAAGATGTTTGTGTGGCTACTATTGTAAAAGTTGGTGATGAACTTCAATGGCCATTAACAAAAGATGAACCTGTAGTGAAACTTGATGCTTTGCATTATTTGTTTACTTTGCCTGTTAAAGATTGTCATCCTTTGAGTTATGGTGTGACATTTACAGAAAATGGTAGTGGAAATCTTGGTTTTTTGGATGCATTTCTTAAAGAAAATACTTTGTTTACTAGTTCAATATCATCAAATAGAAGAAAGGATATTGAATGGAAAGAGTTTGCTCCTAGAATCGAAGATTATAACAATGTTTTGGCTAAGGCAATTGCTGGAGGTACAGGTCAAATTGTTAAAGGAATCTTCAAATGTAGCAATGCTTATACTAATCAG GTACAGAAGGGAGGGGAAAACATCTTAATTCCAGCTGTAGAGAACTCTGGTTCTACTGCTACCAAAAGGAAAGGCAATGTCACTGCTGCTACAAAGAAGAATGCAGTCAATGAAAGCCTAAAACG TGTGAGGAATCTGTCAAAGATGACAGAAAAGATGAGCAAATCTATGCTAAATGGGGTTGGAATTGCAACTGGTTCAGTTATGGGGCCAATGGTTAGGTCCCAAGCTGGCAAGAAATTCTTAGCCATGGTTCCTGGAGAAGTTCTCTTAGCTTCACTTGATGCTATCA GTTTGGAGAGAATGCAGGGGAGGCAACAGAAGATGCATTAG
- the LOC104119612 gene encoding uncharacterized protein C3F10.06c isoform X2 — MDIPIIGLSIPLALTSMLPFLLKGGCMIVDSTRKGKRFPDSMSKTIPIWTCVLNRAIWNYRMRFGLAGTAEKKETNDSTERGDSISDSYSWDCSLHLPLWVSNTERALIEERLDGWTKDLEVSGADIASIALSLNKPLRPLWISQKTVIWLNEVPDCDSWDFTPILLVSTSSPSSNFQQRTASEFSWRYIAGAGDDEESWARGLSPILFWKHAYDLISSGPDMCNKKVADIIEKDRVYRAQRGENAPQISIKPSKSSTSSGCLPAEEQLDLEPQFINRDEKSSDNNSIFWLGESNLAVGTTQLAKDASGVDCVLSCDQESNSLCSKESEAYLNLPIVSSKFDRSSLLRNLPSAVNFAKNNLKKGQKLLVCCSSGEDISICVCLAILMSLFDDRGHFDEGKSFTERRVTKLELRRRLVFICQFAVNARPSRGNVKQVFNYLSGGNVEAAS; from the exons ATGGACATACCAATAATTGGTCTTTCAATACCTCTCGCCTTAACCTCCATGTTGCCCTTCTTGCTG AAGGGAGGGTGTATGATTGTTGATTCAACAAGGAAAGGGAAGAGGTTTCCAGATAGTATGTCAAAGACAATACCGATTTGGACCTGTGTATTGAACCGTGCCATTTGGAATTACAGAATGAGATTTGGTTTGGCTGGTACTGCAGAAAAGAAA GAGACAAATGATTCCACCGAGCGTGGAGATAGTATTAGTGACTCTTATAGCTGGGATTGTTCCTTGCATCTCCCTTTGTGGGTCTCAAATACTGAAAGAGCACTTATTGAGGAGCGTTTAGACGGATGGACCAAGGATCTGGAGGTCAGTGGAGCTGATATTGCTTCCATTGCTTTGTCCCTGAATAAACCGCTACGCCCACTATGGATTTCACAAAAAACTGTGATCTGGTTAAATGAAGTACCTGATTGTGATTCTTGGGATTTCACTCCAATATTACTTGTTTCTACGTCCTCCCCAAGTAGCAATTTTCAGCAAAGAACCGCCTCTGAATTTAGTTGGAGGTACATAGCTGGAGCTGGAGATGATGAGGAAAGTTGGGCAAGGGGCTTGTCACCAATTCTTTTTTGGAAACATGCTTATGATCTCATAAGCTCTGGTCCTGATATGTGTAACAAGAAGGTAGCTGATATAATTGAAAAGGACAGGGTATACCGTGCACAGAGGGGAGAAAATGCTCCTCAAATATCTATTAAGCCTTCAAAATCTTCTACGAGTAGTGGCTGTTTGCCTGCGGAAGAACAATTAGACCTGGAGCCTCAATTCATTAATAGAGATGAGAAGTCTTCTGATAATAATTCCATATTTTGGCTGGGGGAAAGTAATCTAGCGGTTGGCACAACACAGCTTG CTAAGGATGCATCTGGTGTTGATTGTGTATTGAGTTGTGATCAGGAGTCGAATTCTCTTTGTTCCAAGGAGTCTGAAGCTTATCTAAACCTGCCTATTGTG AGTTCGAAGTTTGACCGATCTTCTTTATTAAGGAATCTTCCCTCAGCGGTGAATTTCGCAAAGAACAACTTGAAAAAAGGGCAGAAACTCCTAGTTTGCTGCAGTAGTG GGGAGGATATTAGCATTTGTGTTTGTTTAGCAATTTTGATGTCATTATTTGATGACAGAG GGCACTTTGATGAAGGGAAATCTTTTACTGAGAGACGAGTCACTAAGTTGGAGTTGCGACGACGATTGGTATTTATCTGCCAATTTGCCGTGAATGCTCGCCCGTCAAGAGGGAACGTTAAGCAGGTTTTCAATTATCTAAGTGGAGGAAATGTTGAGGCAGCTTCTTAA